The genomic DNA GAGCTCCAGCTAAATGTTTCCATAGGTACCCTTGCAATAACTAATGACATCAACTACCACAGAGTTGAGCCAAACTAAATAGGTTAAGTGGACAGTCCCCTACAAGACTGCCCTCATGCACCAGTCacaggtgtgggggaggggtggtgtctCCAGGCCACTCTTCTGACCAGCCAGCTACTAATCTGGAGGTTCCTACTACCCTCTCAGGTTCAATAACTCACTGCAAGGACTCAGAACTCAAGAACATAAGTATGATTACAGTTTTATTGTAGCAAAAGGATATAAATCAAAACCAGCCAGGgagcttcccgggtggcgcagtggttaagaatccgcctgccaatgcaggggacatggttcgagccctggtccgggaagatcccacatgctgcggagcaacgaagcccgtgtgccacaactactgagcccgccgtgccacaactactgagcctgcactggagcccccgagccacaactactgaagcccgcacgcctagagcccgtgctccccaacatgaggagccaccgcagtgagaagcccgctcaccgcaactagagaaagcctgcgcacagcaacgaagacccaacacagccaaaaatagaaacaacccagccagggacttccttggcggtccaggggttaggactcagtgcgttcactgccaagggcctgggttccatccctggtcagagaactgagatcTTCCAAGTCCCGtggggcaaaaaacaaaaaaacaaccagcCAGAGGGAAAGACGAGGGGCACAGGGACAGGTCTGGGAGAGTCCCAAATTCAGAGCTTCTGTTCCCTCCCTGTGGAGACCGATACTTACCCCTCCTAGCACACGGCACACTGACGTGTAACTACACAGAGTAGTGCCAACCGGCCAGACCCCATCAGGAACCATCTCCTTAGCTTAAACTGTCAGGATCCACTATGAATAAAATACATGCCTATCACTCCAAGGTTTTAAAGAGGATCCCGCCTCTGcctctttaaaatttaaacatacataaTGTTTTCAGTGGCTATGACAACTTGACAACTCAacgttttctattttttttccttcaatctcTTACCCGTTACACTTGTCCAGGAATCGCtccatttaattttcttccacttttgAGGCTATACTGTAACATCATTTGAAATCGTATGGTTTCACTCTTCTGACCTCGTATGATTATGGTCCTTGGGGCACAAACGGATTGTGACTGAACTTGAAAAGCAAATTCCATTAAATTCAAACAAGAGTCACGGGTTACCTGCATTCTATAAAAAGATGAAGCATTTGTAGTCAGCGACCTTCCTTCTTTGACACAAGTAGGGAGGTCGGCTACACACGCTTTGGAGTGTGCGCACGACCGCCACGTGCCGCCCTGGTTACATCACGCTCAGCGGCTTTTACGGGAGTGCGCGGCCTCCAGCAAAATCCCGACTCCTACGCGAACAGCGGCTGCAGCGTCGGCGGCGTCGGCGGCGCCCAAGCCCCTGCGCAGGCGCAGAAGCAGCGTTGGAGCCTCCGCTCAGGCACTGCCGCGGACATCCCAGAGGACCTCGGCCACAGGGGCCGGAAGTGACGCATCTCCGCCTTTCCGCGTCCCTCGCGGCGGGCGTCGGGGCTCAGCGGTGCAGTCCCCTCCGAGAGTTCTGAGCCAACGGCTTCTTTgcgggccccgccgccgccgaCCCCACTCCTCGTTGGAGAGAAGATGGTGGGCCGGAACAGCGCCATCGCCGCCGGCGTGTGCGGGGCCCTTTTCATCGGGTACTGCATTTACTTCGACCGCAAGAGACGGAGTGACCCCAACTTCAAGAACAGGCTGCGGGAACGTGAGTGGGTCCCCTGTCTCCTGGGCCTgatgcctccccaccccaccccggcgtccccatcccctcctgCCCCTCGCCGGGCCGCCGCGTGCTGGGCGGCCGCGTGGTGCTGCCGGGTCTGGGGCGGCGAGCGAACAAGCCAGAGAAAGGTGATGGCGCTGGCCGCGCGCTCCCAGGGCTGCTCCCGGCCCTTGTGCCCCGCACGAGTCCCTCCATTTTGGAGGAGGGAGCTTTCCCATTTTGTTTTCCCCAAACACTTTTCGGCGTGTAGATGCATATTTGTTTGTATTATGATTTAGGGCGGGGGTTGTGGTCCTTTTTCCTGTTGATCTCTCTAAACCTCTATTTCTAGCTCGAAAGTTGcggggtttttttgtattttacgaATTTGTGCTTGAGACCAAATCTGCAAATCCAGCTCGGTATCGTTCTCAAACGATAAGGTTGCATTCTTAAACCCTCTTGGTAGCTTCGTTCTAAAGGCTCCCAAGATATGAGTGAATGCTATAGAGATTGCAGAGGAGTCCAAAGGGCTTTGCTTCTGTGGCTCAGTCTTATTTCATACCTGCGACATCTTTTAAGAGAGATTTACAAGAGGGGAATCGTGTCACCAAAACCTTTGTGATCTTTGAATTTCGGAGGTATGCTCGTTTGCAGCAATAGAAGGGCAAATttgttgcattaaaaaataactttggtAACTTACCTAGGTTGCTCAGTCAAAACAGTTCCTAAAATTAGAATTTATATGTAAGTTATTAAAGCCCAGGAAGTACGAAGAAGTGATTATCCTATTTAATGATTTACTGCTTAATTAAGCTAAAATAAGGCATTTCACATGTTCTATAGTCACACGTGGCTAGTGACTACCTTACTGGAAAAGGTGCTCTTATACCATCTACAATATGATATCTAATTCTAGCTCTCCTATGTCTCAGGAAGAAAGGGATATggagataatttattttatttatggttaggtggagtaatggaaatagtgCTGTTTTGGATTCAGACACTGAGTTTTCTGGCCCAGGTTAGTCACAGATTAGCATAATCTTGGGCTGAGTCTTAATTTTCTTAGCTTGCAAAATCAGGTAATGCCTCTAGTTGGTTTTTTGAAGATTAAAATATTTGAGGTGTCTGCCACCATTCCTGACACGGAGAAGGCCCTGTAAATGCTGGCTCTAAGTGTAACTGTTGGAATTTAGATAATTTTCCTGTAGTTTCAGAAATAGCTGGGGGGTGATGGCGTGGATGCAGAGCTCTGTAAAGAATGGattaacctttttttcctttggaaacacTACAATCCTATTGTTAAAccttgagaaaatgaatttttggtTGAAGAAATCATGAAACTAGCATTCTGGACAAATTGAGAAATCTgttattttcagaatttcttttccaTCATCCTCAatccataaattttttttctagtttcagcAGTATCCTGATGACTTAAGTGGTCAGGCTTGAATTAGTAGCTGAATAACCCTTGAGCAACGGATTTCAACCTTTAGTTTCCTCTGTTGTAAAATAGTATAATGTAGAGTTTAGTACAATACCTCTGGCACATGGTAATGGATGAACGCTAAAGATTGTTTATGAatataattatttgatattttctttacCAGGTAAACCTTATTCAGAGTAATTTTGCAGTCTGTTTAAAGTCTGTATGATTGACCGATTTTAAGACCTTGATGGCGTTTTGTATTTGTGGAGCGAAATTGATTTCAGTTTAGTTTAATTTCGTGTTTTTCTAGCCTAATTCCTAATAGAATATTTACATCTATAATAAAACGGCAGCatttttcaaatcagtgtttctggggttttgttttgtgtgtgtgtgttttttttttttttttttaaggaaaagagttAAGATGTTTAAAATAGGTTTGAGGTTAGATCTGGGATTctaatttattccattttttttaaaccttccaTTAATAAGAGTAGATTACCAGAACTCCTACAGCATAATTTATATCTAAATAATcactaataaatgaaaattaatctaCAAATTATAGTGCCAACTACAGATGTTTTTCATTATACAGCACTGtgtaaaattcatcattttaagaTATATTGAGTAATCTCATTTAAATGAATGCTTTAAGAATGATTTAGATTTGGGGCTTTTTGTAAGTTCATattttatgtggttttttttaGTCTGTTTTAACTTGTTAGGTTTACACAGTAGCACTTTGGACTGATTTCTAGCAAATCTTGAGTCGATTTGCTGATTGAATGTGTAACTCCTTGGTTTTTCAGTGTGTTCTGTGTCCTTTTGTCACAGAGATCCTATTTGATACTGTCCCTGAAAATAAGTTAATGTAACAAGTTAATTATCTTATAAAAGTAAAGCCAGAATTTTAATCTTATAGCTATAAATTTATACAAGTTAATTGTCTTATAAATTAAACCACAGTTTTAATCTTAACAGCTATAAATTTAAAGCAACTAAGCGATCTTAAAATTTGGTAACTATCAAACATTCAACAACAATCATGCGTTCTTCTcccctccatttaaaaaaaagaaacctgtaagATTGGAAACTAAGTTTCCTTATACTGTTTCATtatcatttttgtcattttccatAATTCTGACTTAGCATATTGTATTTCTCTGTTTATTCCACAAACTTTCCAGGTTTACTTCTGAGGTGCTGTAACATGGCGATGATAATAGGGTTACTATGAGgataaaataaactaattaataacatttagaatagtgtctggcatgtaACATCTAAAACAGGTGCTTACCCTTAGCATCCAAGTGTTCCATGTCCAGTTCCTCTGTGAAGTCTTTCTCTTCTAGAAGTTGTAGTACCCTCCCAGCACTAGGCTGTACCGTGATACTTAGTAATTAGTTAATATAGTCTGGTTATCAGTCATTATTTTCTGCCTAAAGAGGGCTGAACGAAACCCTTAGTTAAGCAAATTGGGGGTAGAATATATTATGCGTTCTGTTTCCCCACAGTTGCCCAGTGATGAACACCTAGCAAAGGTAGCTGGTGGGGAAAATAGGCAGTCTTCAAAATAATATGTAAGATAGCTTTAACctgtatttttttgttgaaagtGCTAAGACAGTTTTTAAGCCTTAGAGTTGTAGCACTTTATGTAATCTGGGGGCTAGAGTTGGCCAGAGACACTGGTGTGGTTAAACCTAGTTTGTAAGTGTAGATAAGAAAAGGTTCCCTGACTGTAGTAAATTAACCATCTGTCTCTGCACTTAGGCAAACAGGTCACTGCCTCTTTAGTCATGTATTGAAATTTGGATTTATAGAATGCTTAAGGTTTTAAGAGAACATTTGCACTATCTCAATACACTGAATGTTTATATCTCACGATACCAACCAGGCactgtttaaaaatacattaactcatttaatcctcatatcaaCTCTATGAAGCAGGTATTGTTCATAAACCAGTTGTTACATACAGAGAAGGAGAGACACCGGTTAACtgtaaattgcccaaggtcacactgctagtcAGTGGAAGATCTGGGATATAAATGAAGCCCGAGCTTCCTTGTGCCAACACTCTTTCACACAGGGTGTACAATTAAACAACAACTTAAAATACTGTTAGTGTCCTATTATTGATTTGGTTTTAAGGGTTGACTAACAGATTTAAACAACATCACTCCTAAGATTTGTAGTATTGCTATTTCatatcaaaaaacagaaaaaagctaAACAACTTACAGACTTTAGgcagagggttttttttcttaactagCTGGCAGTAGTTGAATTAAGAATCATTTCTGAGTGCTACCCTTCTGCCCTCTTATTTTTGCCAAATGCATAAAAactatgcttttttttcctttttttatttttaaagaaaactgtcaAATGCTGGgggttttgttggttttgttttgtttttttgtttttgttgttgttttgtttttttccctatttaaGAATGCCAGGTAGTTTTCAAAAGTCGGTAAAGACAGAGTCTGTTATATTTCAGCAATAAAGCTCCGAAACAACAGTGGCTTGAGTTTTGTTCGTGTTTCATGTCCTGTGTAGGTtgaaggtgggaggagaggctTGCTTTGCTTGTGATAATTACTCAAGAGACCCAGCTGGGGGAGTGTCTCCATCTTGTAAACTGCTCATCCTGGTGCCTGAGAGGGAAGGAAAGCGCTTCTGCCCAGAAATGTCCTAGTGTCCGTAGCTCATTGACCAGAACTATCTTTATAACCCTGACAAATCACAAGAAGAGAGCTTGAGTCAGGCATGTTTTGCAAATAGAATGAATGACTGCCACAGCATTTAGACTTCCTTTGATTCCCATTTTAATaatgatgaaatgaaaatattacctttcttgcaggaagaaagaaacagaagcttgcCAAGGAGAGAGCTGGACTTTCCAAGGTAATCTCTTTTAGAGAAACAATTATTTTACAGTCTACTTCAAATGTGTATTTTGAGAATGCTAATTGGTATCAGACatggattttctgttttaaaatatatattttttttgcggtatgcgggcctctcaccgctgtggcctctcccgttgcggagcacaggctccagacgcgcaagcctagcggccatggctcacgggcccagccactccacggcatgtgggatcttcccggaccggggcacgaacccgtgtcccctgcatcggcaggcggactctgaaccactgcgccaccggggaagccctgtactcTTTACCTTTTACTTTAGGTTTGATTCACAGTTTTCTAAGAACAAATACCACTTTgatcaaaaagtattttttctttcatttatttgaatgtAGATACTCACCTCTAATCCTTGCGAGTGTTGTTGAAGAGTGAATTTCTTTTTGTCAGTTTTCATAATGAGCTATTCAGTTTTTTTTAGTGGcatgattttttgtattgtttatatCCCTGGAGTAATTTTGGTATCAGTTactaaatattctatttcttttttttttaaatattctatttctaaACAGTTACCTGACCTTAAAGATGCTGAAGCCGTTCAGAAATTCTTCCTTGAAGAAATACAGCTTGGTGAAGAGTTACTAGCTCAaggtaattaatatttattgaaagactAGGAAACAAGGTAAAATTCTTCACACTAATATAAACTTATGGTGATGAGGGGCTTTTTTAATGTAGTGtgggctattttttaaaaagatactgtaAATACTTCAAGACAAGTTTTTAGGCATTTAATAATATGAGACATCTAATTTAATAATATGAGGACAAGTAATCTTTACAAATGAGGTTGCTTTTAAGTACTTTAGAGAATACAGT from Phocoena phocoena chromosome 16, mPhoPho1.1, whole genome shotgun sequence includes the following:
- the TOMM20 gene encoding mitochondrial import receptor subunit TOM20 homolog; the encoded protein is MVGRNSAIAAGVCGALFIGYCIYFDRKRRSDPNFKNRLRERRKKQKLAKERAGLSKLPDLKDAEAVQKFFLEEIQLGEELLAQGEYEKGVDHLTNAIAVCGQPQQLLQVLQQTLPPPVFQMLLTKLPTISQRIVSAQSLAEDDVE